The DNA window TGAAGGCGCTGTCGAGGCCTACAGCAAAGCCGGCTGGCCAGGCAGAGTCGCTGAAGCCCAGTGGCAAATAGCCATGAACTACGACAAATTAGGCGACTATCTGACAGCAGCAAAGAGCTTTGAGTCCGCCTCCGAAAGATATCGGGCCGCCGCAGACGGGGTAATTCCGTTAAAGGAGTTCTATCTGGACCATGCCTTTTACATGCAGGCTTGGAAAGAAATCGAAGAAGGAAGACACTATCATGGTGTTGAGGACTATGCGCTTTCGAAAGCGCGATACCGAAAGGCGTCTGACCTGTGCAAGTCGTCAAAATCTTGGCGCTATCTTGCCCCAAACTATTCTGCCTGGGCGCATTTAGAGAACGGCGAAGATCTGAGCAGAAAAGAACGGAACACCGAAGCTATAAGTGCCTTCAAAGAAGCCGCCAGACTCTTCATTAAGGCCAAGCAGTCCCTTGAGGCAGCTATCCCTAGAATCCAAGGTTTGGCTGAAAGAGACAAAGCCACTGAGTTAAGCAAAGTCTCTGATCTTAGGCGGGAATATTGTTTTGGGAGAATTCTGCTTGAAGAGGGCAGAATCCTCAACGGGGAAGGCGACTCTTGGCAAAGTGCAGAGAAGTACGGACTGGCGGCAGAAGCTTTTCAGAGAGTCATGGAGGCGCAGGCAACTGATTGGGAACGCGAAGAGCTACTTCCAATAGTTTACTCTTGTCAAGCGTGGGAGAAAATGAAACTAGGCGAGCGAAAAGTTTCGCCTGAATTCTTCTCTCAGAGTTCTGAGCTCTTTCTAAAGGCGAAAGAGCATAGCTCCAAAGAGAAAGCAAGTCTGCTGGCGCTGGGAAACAGCGCATTCTGCAAAGCGGCTGAGGCGGGAACACAATTCGAGGTGACTGGAGACTTGGCGTTCTACTCGACTGCCAAACAAAACATGGAAAGTTCAGCTAATTATTACCTGAAAGCAGGGTTTGAAAAAGCATCAGCATGGGTCAATGCGAACGAAGCCTTGCTCGACGCGTTTATGCACATGAGTTCTGCTGAAACTGAGATAGCCCATGAGAAGAAGGTTCAATTCTATCAGTTCGCGGAGAAATACTTGGAACGCTCAGTGCACCTTTATGAAAAAGCGGGGTATAGAGGCAAAAGAGACGAAGTTCTCAAGGTCTTGGCAATGGTTCGAGAAAAACGCGAGTTTGCACTCTCGCTAAACCAAGCGTTGAGGGCTCCGTCCATTGCATCCAGCACGTCCATCATCTCGGTTCCCAGCCCAACCCATGAAGAACCCGTCGGCTTGGAAAAGTTTGAGCACGCCAACATCCAAGCACACTTAGCTGTGCCCGATGAAGTAACGGTTGGAGAGGTGTTTGAAATTCGGCTTGATTTAGCAAACGTTGCCAGTGAACCAGGGTTGCTGGTAAGGATAGAGAGCATGGCGCCCTCAAATCTCAAGATAACTGAAGCTGTTCCCGATTACAAGTGGGACGACGGCACTGTTGACTTAAAGGGCAAACGTCTTGAGCCCCACAAGCTTGAATCAATTAAAATCTTGGCAACAACAGCGGAAGGTGGAATTGTCCACCTGAGTCCCAGAATAGTTTATGTTGACGAACTTGGGCGATTCAAGGTATGTCAACCCGAACCAGCGGCAATTACGATCTATCCAACGGGCAAATTCGAGTTTAACGCAAATAATGCGCAAAGAGTGTTCGAGTATCTGACTAAAAGCTTTGTAGAAGATTACATGAGAAAGAGGCTGACTCTGGACAAGTCAGGCTGGAGAACCCTCATGCAAATCGTGAAAAATGCAGGGGTTTCAAAATCTAGCGTTTATGGTACGCAAGCACACCGTGGAACGGGCCTTTCGGAGCTAGAAGGTCGTGGTGTCGTTGAGCTACGAATTTTCACAGAGGAACGGGGTCGGGGAGGGAAGATAACCAGAGTACGTATAGCTTATGAAAAAGACATAATCAAAAGATACATTGATCAGCAAGTTATGAAAATTAGGGAAAAATAGAGTCGCCTGTTTCGGAACGGACTTTCCAGTTCAAGCAATTTTCATGGCTTATTCTCCTGTATGTGCTAGATGTTGTCTCTTTTTGGAAGTAAGACCGCTGGGTAATGCCGTTTCATGGTTTGGCTCAGTTTCTTGGCTCTTTCATGTTGGAAAAAAACCCAGGTATTTTTCCTAACTTAAGGGTAGACCAAGAAAACAAACGGGGGTGACACAAGGATGGAAGTCTCAAAAGTGAAGCAGAAGTTGTTCAGGTTGCCTGGCGCAAGCGTGTTCTTCAATAAGGTCAGCGCTGTACTGCAGACAACCAAGGCTTCTGTATTGGGCGTTCAGGCACAAACTGATGATTCCGACTCTTATGCAGCCATGATGTCATGCAGAGCTCGGCAGCTTGAGGTCGATTTGTTGCGAGCAGAAGCGGAAGAATACGCGCGAAGAACCCGCCAGAGATTAGTGTAGAACAGAACAGCCCCTTGCATGCAGAAGCAAGTGCATTTTCTTTTTTCAATCGCTCTAGCTGTATTCTCTGAATGTGTGGCTGCATTTAGTGCATCTGAAGAATTGGGTTGAGGATTCGTCGCTTCCTCTGGTTTGCACTTGCCATACGTAGGCTAGGTTGTTTCCGCATTTTGGGCACTCGATTCGCACTGTGGGCAGAACTCGCAGTTTCTGTTCTTCCTTGCTGATGACGGCTATGGTCTCCTGCGGGCTGTGTTCAATCACTTTTGCAACGGGTTTCAGTCCTTTTGTGGGTTGTCGCTTCTTGTAACCGCATTTTGTACAGGTCATTACAATGTTGGCTTTCTTTCCTTCTTTGCCTTTCTTAGGGACAAGCCTTGTTCCACACTTAGGACAAAACTCCATGTGATTGCTGCCCTCACTTTCTAAGAGTATTGCGTTCTTCCTTTATGCCGGGTCTTTTAACCTTTTCCATTTTCCACAAGCTAAACGGACACAAAGATCGTGTGCTTACCGTTGCCCAAGTCCGGAAGCAATAATGTGCGCTACACGCAACGGCTCTGGAATGTTGCTTCGAGTTGACGTATTCTTCAATATGCGTTTGACGGTCTCATTGGAAAGTCCTACTGCATGCACATAGATGGGCTCCTCACCTTCACGAGTGCGCGCCTTGACGACCTTGCCTGCCTTCTGTATGACTTTCCACCTGTTGTCTGCCTCGGGCAGATGCTGCAATGCCTCCCTTATGTCATTCAAGTCTGGTTTGTCACGTGTGACCGCAATGACGGGTAGCTTCGTTTTCTCATGAAGCTCCACGATGTCAACGACGTTAAAGCCTGCAAGTGTCACTCCGTTAATCATGATTACGCGCAGTTGCCGGTAGTGCGGCGACTCTGTTATCATGTGTGACAGCTTCTCGGTGGCGTCCATGCCGTCTACTCTTGCGGTGGTGTGCATGAAGCCGTCAAGCCATTGGCCGCCTCTAAAAACCACGCCTACGACGTCAACCACTTCATCTGAGTGTGGTGTGAACACTCCGTCGTCTATGCCTAAGACTCGAATCTCGGGTTTGACCTCACGAATGTCGCGTTTCTCAGCTTTCTTACGCTTACTTATGTTCATGGCATGCGCCGAGTCTGTGCATAATCTTCAGCAGAAGGGCAGCAAACGCTTCAGCTAGGTCTTCGCCTTCTGACAACGCTTTGATGCAGTCTTCCATTTCAAGCAGGTCCTGAAGCCAAGCGAAAACAAGCAGCGCCTCAGCCGCGTTTCCACGGGTATGCCTGTCTACTCGGTGGGGAAGTAGCTTGCGCAGCCCTGACGTTTCGACAGCGTTTGCAAGGACTTGGTTGTTGACTTTAGCGCCCATAGGATGTCCGTGTCTTTGGGACATAGCCAAAGAGTAGACAAAATTGACGTAGGAGTCGCCTAAGCCAGCAAGATCCTTGTCGAGTAAAATCTCCTCAAAGCTATTGTAACTCTTCAATGTAGGCGTTGAGCGAGTCATTTCTTCTGCCATTGTTCAAGCGCTTTTTCAAAACTGACCCGGAATTCCTTGTTGCGATGTCGTATCTTCTCAGCAGCTTCTTTCAACGCGGTTTCAGGTCTCTTCTCTGGTTTACGTTTCTCCTTCATTCGAACGTGCATTATGGGGTTTGACACCAGTGGATGTTGTACGCTGTAGCCGCCGACCTCCACAGTCGGGTCTTCAAGCAAGGCTTTCTCAAAGAGATTGCAAAATGTGTGTCCTTCACCAACGATTTCGACGCGCATTTCATCAGTTGTCTTGCGGAGAATCTTGATTTCCATCTAGATTTCACCTTTGTCGTAGTCGGCGGCAGTTTTTCTTCTTTCAGAATTGCCACACTCTGGACATCGCATGATAAACCTCTTCTGTGACAGTGGGTGTCCACAGCGTGAGCAGAAAGAGTAAACCACGCCCAAGTCCTTATCGTTAGTTGTTAAGTGGAAGACTCTGTTCTTGTCGCTGACCACTCTTGCCCTGACGATGTCGCCCGCCTTGCAAACGTCATACATGCTCTCTACGTAGCGGGGGCTAACGTCTCCTATGTGCAGCAAACCGCTGAAAAACCCGCTTAACGAGCGGTCACCCACCTGAAAGATCCGTATCGTTGCCTGCTTGTTCTGCACCTCTGAAACCTGGCCAGTCACCGTCGTGCCCACGTGTGGCACGCTGCTAATGTGGGCTTTGGGATAAACAGTAACCTGTTTGTTCAGTAGATCCATGAGTGCTCTGCCTGTGGCAGCTGAATAAATCGTGCCTTCGGATTCGTAAGTTCCGGGTCCGGGCGTAAACTCTTCAATCACGCCTAACCGGTCGCCTGGCACTACGATTTGTCCGCTTTTGCGTTTAGCTTGTGGTGAAGCCATGATTATTCCTCTTTAACCTCAATTCGATAAAGATCCACATCGACCTCATGTTTACGTTTGGTGTGAAACTCAAACATTCGCGGAATGTCTAGCTTCATTTGAAATATGCTCGTAACCTTTCCCCCTTTCGACTCAATAAACCTTTTGATGAAAGCCCGAGTGCTCTCTCCGCCTTTGTGAAGCGAGTAGATTCTGGGCGCTAGCTCCAACGCCTTAAGAAGAAATTCCCTGTCTGCTGTTCTTCTCTGAACACCGAAAGGGGGGTTCTGAAGAACAGTGTCAGATTTGCCACGCAATACACCGATGTCGCCGACTATCCAGTTCAGTCTCTCTTTTACGTTTAATTTCTCGGCGACTTCCTTGGCTTTTCGTACAGCTAGGACGTCCACGTCAACGCCTACTACTTCTCTTGCTCCTATGAACGCGGCGCCTATGGCGAGTCTGCCTGTGCCACAGCCAAGGTCAACAACTGTTTTGCCTAGAATATCGTCATTAACGTACGCAGCTATGAATAGTATCTCCGAGGCAACATCGACGGGAATGGTGTACTGCTCGAGACGAGCCTTGGGTGACGGATAAGGCTCTACTTGTTGAAGGACACGTTCCAAGTCTAGTCTTCGAACCAGCCTTTTCTGAGCAGTTGTTCCCATGTGATTTCTCCAGCTACAACCAAAGCTTCGTTTACGGTCAGAACCGGCTTATGAAACCTTGATGCGTCGTCCAAGCTGATACGCGGACACGCTGTGTTGACATAAGCGTCTAGAGTTGGAAACTCCCTCAAACTCTCCGGTGTGACTTCTCGTATAGCTAAGAGATAAGATTTCTTTCCAGCCTTCTTCAGTCTATTGCTGATTTGAAGTGCTTTTTCAAGTCGT is part of the Candidatus Bathyarchaeia archaeon genome and encodes:
- a CDS encoding transcription factor S, whose translation is MEFCPKCGTRLVPKKGKEGKKANIVMTCTKCGYKKRQPTKGLKPVAKVIEHSPQETIAVISKEEQKLRVLPTVRIECPKCGNNLAYVWQVQTRGSDESSTQFFRCTKCSHTFREYS
- a CDS encoding DUF99 family protein, with product MNISKRKKAEKRDIREVKPEIRVLGIDDGVFTPHSDEVVDVVGVVFRGGQWLDGFMHTTARVDGMDATEKLSHMITESPHYRQLRVIMINGVTLAGFNVVDIVELHEKTKLPVIAVTRDKPDLNDIREALQHLPEADNRWKVIQKAGKVVKARTREGEEPIYVHAVGLSNETVKRILKNTSTRSNIPEPLRVAHIIASGLGQR
- a CDS encoding ribonuclease III family protein — protein: MAEEMTRSTPTLKSYNSFEEILLDKDLAGLGDSYVNFVYSLAMSQRHGHPMGAKVNNQVLANAVETSGLRKLLPHRVDRHTRGNAAEALLVFAWLQDLLEMEDCIKALSEGEDLAEAFAALLLKIMHRLGACHEHK
- a CDS encoding DNA-directed RNA polymerase subunit L, whose translation is MEIKILRKTTDEMRVEIVGEGHTFCNLFEKALLEDPTVEVGGYSVQHPLVSNPIMHVRMKEKRKPEKRPETALKEAAEKIRHRNKEFRVSFEKALEQWQKK
- a CDS encoding exosome complex RNA-binding protein Csl4, whose translation is MASPQAKRKSGQIVVPGDRLGVIEEFTPGPGTYESEGTIYSAATGRALMDLLNKQVTVYPKAHISSVPHVGTTVTGQVSEVQNKQATIRIFQVGDRSLSGFFSGLLHIGDVSPRYVESMYDVCKAGDIVRARVVSDKNRVFHLTTNDKDLGVVYSFCSRCGHPLSQKRFIMRCPECGNSERRKTAADYDKGEI
- a CDS encoding METTL5 family protein, with product MGTTAQKRLVRRLDLERVLQQVEPYPSPKARLEQYTIPVDVASEILFIAAYVNDDILGKTVVDLGCGTGRLAIGAAFIGAREVVGVDVDVLAVRKAKEVAEKLNVKERLNWIVGDIGVLRGKSDTVLQNPPFGVQRRTADREFLLKALELAPRIYSLHKGGESTRAFIKRFIESKGGKVTSIFQMKLDIPRMFEFHTKRKHEVDVDLYRIEVKEE